A genomic stretch from Peromyscus eremicus chromosome 6, PerEre_H2_v1, whole genome shotgun sequence includes:
- the LOC131912562 gene encoding speckle-type POZ protein-like translates to MAGDEIAQRWDHTQISDQEFSYRWTISNFPFIAEEMLQSITSPTFSIGANDKWCLRVHLNGVDEQSADYLSVYLVLLSCPKSHVWAKFQFWILSAEGEKTKVTKSPRAFRFMPGQDWGYKKFILRDFLLSHAFWILPDDQLTLFCKVSVAQVSLSLSDQNKKPGILVPRCTLADELGELWKNSQFTDCCLVVAGQEFWAHKAILAARSPVFRAMFQHDMEESRKNRVEIPDLEPQVFKAMMDFIYTGTAPDLDSMADAILAAADKYGLEHLKFMYEDALLRNLCVENAAHTLFLADLHSSRQLKTQTLNFTAAHASEVSETSGWKTMVGLYPHLVVEVYGSMPAHCPFLDHPIKCLKRS, encoded by the coding sequence ATGGCAGGAGATGAGATAGCCCAGAGATGGGACCACACACAAATCAGCGATCAGGAATTCTCCTACAGGTGGACCATCAGCAACTTCCCTTTTATTGCTGAGGAAATGCTGCAAAGCATTACAAGCCCAACTTTCTCAATAGGAgccaatgacaaatggtgtttgagaGTACACCTGAATGGAGTCGATGAACAAAGTGcagattacctgtcagtttacctagtgttGCTCAGCTGTCCAAAGAGtcatgtttgggcaaagttccagTTCTGGATCTTAAGTGCGGAAGGAGAGAAAACCAAAGTCACAAAGAGCCCAAGAGCCTTTAGATTCATGCCAGGCCAGGACTGGGGTTACAAAAAGTTTATTCTTCGAGATTTTCTCTTGTCCCATGCATTTTGGATCCTGCCAGATGACCAGCTCACCCTCTTCTGCAAGGTGAGTGTGGCCCAGGTCTCTTTGAGCCTCTCTGACCAGAACAAGAAGCCAGGAATTCTGGTGCCCAGATGCACATTggcagatgagctaggagagctgtggAAGAATTCCCAATTCACAGACTGCTGCCTAGTGGTAGCTGGCCAGGAATTCTgggctcacaaggccatcttagcagctcgctctccagttttcagagccatgtttcaacatgacatggaggagagcagaaagaatcGCGTTGAGATCCCtgacctggagccacaagtcttcaaggcaatgatggacttcatttacacaggaacagcaccagacctggacagcatggcagatgCTATACTGGCAGCTGCTGATAAGTATGGTCTGGAGCATTTGAAGTTCATGTATGAGGATGCCCTCCTCAGAAACCTCTgtgtggagaatgctgcccacactctcttcctggctgacctccacagctcaAGGCAGCTGAAAACCCAGACACTGAATTTCACTgcagctcatgcttctgaggtctctgagacctcaggctggaagacaatggtgGGCTTATATCCCCACTTAGTGGTTGAAGTTTATGGTTCCATGCCTGCTCACTGCCCTTTCTTGGATCACCCTATTAAATGCTTGAAGCGATCCTAA